Proteins co-encoded in one Setaria viridis chromosome 9, Setaria_viridis_v4.0, whole genome shotgun sequence genomic window:
- the LOC117838578 gene encoding gamma-glutamyl peptidase 5 has translation MGMGPLESAAAAVAAVPVAAGSYAVLQCGDDSEYVRKAYNGYFQVFRALLEEDGETWRVYRALRGELPTDAEAAGFDGFVISGSCADAHGDEPWILALVDLIRRLHAAGKRILGVCFGHQLLCRALGGRTGRSTKGWDIGVSCIHPTAAAARLFAPLKLPVHMPVIEFHQDEVWELPPNAEVLARSDKTRVEMFRYGDRVMGVQGHPEYSKDILMSIADRLLQRSLILDCQVDVAKASFDVRQPDKELWKKVCRGFLKGRLQSQQEQQQVVVL, from the exons atggGAATGGGGCCGCTCgagagcgccgccgcggcggtcgcgGCCGTCCCGGTCGCGGCGGGGTCGTACGCGGTGCTGCAGTGCGGCGATGACTCGGAGTACGTGCGCAAGGCGTACAACGGCTACTTCCAGGTGTTCCGCGCGCTgctggaggaggacggcgagacGTGGCGCGTCTACCGCGCCCTCCGCGGGGAGCTCCCCACCGACGCCGAGGCGGCGGGCTTCGACGGCTTCGTCATCTCGGGCAGCTGCGCCGACGCCCACGGGGACGAGCCATGGATCCTCGCGCTCGTCGACCTcatccgccgcctccacgccgccggcaaGCGCATCCTCGGCGTCTGCTTCGGCCACCAG CTGCTGTGCCGGGCGCTGGGCGGGCGTACGGGGCGGTCGACCAAGGGTTGGGACATCGGGGTGAGCTGCATCcacccgacggcggcggcggcgaggctgttCGCGCCGCTGAAGCTGCCGGTGCACATGCCGGTGATCGAGTTCCACCAGGACGAGGTGTGGGAGCTGCCCCCCAACGCGGAGGTGCTGGCGCGGTCGGACAAGACCCGCGTCGAGATGTTCCGCTACGGGGACCGCGTCATGGGCGTCCAGGGCCACCCCGAGTACAGCAAGGACATCCTCATGAGCATCGCTGACCGCCTCCTCCAGCGCAGCCTCATCCTG GACTGCCAGGTGGACGTGGCGAAGGCGAGCTTCGACGTGAGGCAGCCGGACAAGGAGCTGTGGAAGAAGGTGTGCAGGGGCTTCCTCAAGGGGAGGCTCCAGtcgcagcaggagcagcagcaggtggtggtgcTATAG
- the LOC117838580 gene encoding uncharacterized protein: MPRRSSGRSASRPAPRAAPLRNPPQPARQAPPPAPAQSGGGSILGGIGSTIAQGMAFGTGSAMAHRAVDAVMGPRTIQHETVVSEAAAAAPAAPMMNGADSCGNHSKAFQDCLNHYGSDISKCQFYLDMLNECRRGGATA, encoded by the exons ATGCCTCGCCGCAGCTCAG GAAGGTCAGCATCGCGTCCTGCTCCTCGCGCTGCTCCTCTGAGAAACCCACCTCAGCCAG CGCGCcaggctcctcctccagctcctgctCAGAGCGGTGGTGGCTCCATCCTTGGAGGAATTGGGTCCACGATTGCTCAAG GCATGGCTTTTGGTACTGGCAGTGCCATGGCACACAGAGCTGTTGATGCTGTAATGGGCCCCCGGACCATTCAGCATGAGACTGTTGTCTcggaggctgctgctgctgctcctgctgctccaaTGATGAACGGTGCTGATTCTTGCGGCAACCATTCCAAGGCCTTCCAAGAT TGCCTCAACCACTATGGAAGCGACATCAGCAAGTGCCAGTTCTACCTTGACATGCTGAACGAGTGCCGCCGTGGTGGTGCGACTGCCTAA